The DNA region CCACATGTAATCTAATCTTGCAAATAAGCTGGTAATGAGGGGGAATTTGGATCAGCCTCCCAGCATGTTCCCTCGGATTAAAACTCTTTGCCTGCTCTTGTTCTTGCTCCTCTGCTTGGTTCCTTTGCTTCGGTGGACTCTGAAGTCCTGCTTTTGGTGAATATCTACCTCAGACTTGGTTTACCACACGTGGACAAGTAGCTTCAAGCTGCTTTACACAACACACGGACATACGCCACTTcattgttgcctttttttttaattaaaaaaatcgAAATAAACCTCTTTAATAGGTTGATGCAATGTATAAATGCATAACTTGCAGCAATGAATGTCACTGTTTCCTCTGATGACAAAGAGGATCATTATTCCTGGTTGTAGCTAGTGGATTCAAAGATTGTGCTTCATATCTTTCTCTGCAGCAtcttttatttgcattgattTGCCTTACTTGTGTGCAATAAATGCTCTTCCTTGTGCTCTGTGTTGttgcttcatttatttactACATGGAGATAAACCATTCGGCCTTTTTCTTCATAAATTAAGTAAATAAATCCACCACTTTATGTTAATTCATCAACGCAGCTCCAATGTGGGTCGAAAAGTGAGGTGACATCTGTCATTTCAAGGTGCACAATTTATTTCCCCTTGTTTGTTGTTGCATagtcttaaaaagaaaaggttgtGATTAgggttaaaataaaaatattttatttattacgGACATATTGCAGCGGCTGCACAAGGAGACAAACATCTTACATCCTCTTGTTTGGAAGGAATTGCGACTTACTACATttcaaaagctttatttttatttttttttacagatttacAACATGTGCTGAGGTCAGTGTGTCTCGGTGGGGTTTGCATCCACTCTGGAGGGGGGGGACTCTGATCTGGAGCCCAGGATATTACAGCATGGAACAGGATGAGTGGGTTTATTTTGTAGGGCATCAAGAAAAATATTTTCTAAAGCTAATTTCTGTGAAGAATGAAAAGCTACTTTTAGTTCCCCCCCCAAAGAAAAATCATAAATGGggtgaaaaaaaggaaaattgcaAACAGAGCCACAAGGAGAGTGGGATAAACAAGATTTCTGGCCATTTCGTATCCTCCCCCAGAAATGGGAGCAGGAGTTTCTGAAAGCAGCTCTCAGGCACAAAAACACCAGATTagactttgtttgtttgtttgtttgtttgtttgtttgtttgtttgtttcacgACGACCAGATGAGGCTCTCTTCTGATAGAGACACGGCTGGCACAAAAGGCTAGAGGTTAATGGACGGACGTCGCTTCGACGTCTCCTCGGAAGACGGCCTCTGAACGCCGTGTGCAGTGAAGAATGGGGTGAGCTCGGAGGAGCTGGTCCGGTCCGGACCGGTCCAGTCCGGTGAGATGCTCAGTTCCCTGCAGGTCCTTTCACATCCAGAGACTGGTGAGCGGCCCCTGCCTGGAGGTTGCAGGCCGATGGGTCGCAGTAGCCATTGAGACCGTGCGCACCTGGAGGACCGGGTACGCCGGGCTGTCCAGGGACACCGGGACGTCCCCTCTGGCCGTCTCGACCGTCCCGACCATAACCAGGTTTGCCTGGTTCACCTTTGTTTACAAAAGTCATTTAAGGCTACTAGTTGCTGCATTCAAAACAGACTTCAGTTCATTAGATTGAAAGTCTGAACTCACCAGGAAGTCCAGGGGGTCCCGGCTGACCTTTGGGTCCTCGTGCAGTGggtcctctgctgcctctgtctcCAAGTTCACCTATAATGGAGATAAAGTCACTAAGATCTCAGCGCCGAACAGGCAGCAAAGCAAACACATGACGGCCCCATTCACTACCTTTGTGTCCCTTCTTTCCCAGAGGTCCTGGAGGCCCTTTCAGACCTGGAAGCCCTCTTGCTCCAGCATGCCCAGGGAAGCCGCTGTCACCTGGGGTCCCAGGAGGTCCCGGAGGTCCTGGTTTTCCAGGTAAACCCGCGACGCCGGTCTCTGGCCTCCGCAAGCTGGCAGCCAGCTGCGCCAGGTGTTCTGTAGGATTACGGGTCACAAAATGCACAAGCTGACACAGAAGCAGTTGTCATGGGCAACAACCAAGCATACTATTGCAGCAAAGCACTTGGTAATGAATGGCACCAAAGCCCAGGAGGAGACCCTCCAACGACGGGGTGAAAATCTGGTCACGTCACCCcgcgagtcccccccccccacacctgaaACTCCATACGATTGCGAGGAGGAAGATAATACTCTTTATTTCAGGcaatcagcagcagaaaaaccCATGTTCACGGTGTAAAGGATCTAATACAATTCTCCCCCGGCGCCTCGTCGCGCagtgttttgcatttaaattccccttttttttttctgtctcccgATGAAAATTCATGCCGCCACTGCACGACTGCACTCTTTGTAAGATTTCCTTGCCAGGCAGACTCTTTGCTCCGAGCGGAGGCGTGCAGGTCTGCTGGAGGTGAAATAAATTTTTCAGCACATCGGGTATAAAAAAATCATGAGCGTAGGAGATGAGTTGTGGAGACGTAAGAGGGAGAGAATGGAGAGAACAGAGGTTGTGACTTCAGTGAGACATTTCTAAAGCCCGGAGAGCGAATCTTTCATCCATCAAATAAACAAAGGCTGAAGCTTTATTTCATGTTTGGGCTGGGAGgccttccctccctctttttttttaaactttagagTATTCCGCTACCACCAAGATCAATGAGACAACGCAGGGGCGACCCTGTATGTGGTTGTGTAATGAGGCATTCTGGGAAAGATTAAAGTCATGAAATGAGGCACAAGGGAAATGATAAATGAGGTCGAAGGCCTATCAGCCCTTACCTTGCATGACTCGCATGCAGACTTGTTTGATGTGCTGATCACTTGGCTCTTTACCCTAGAAGGAatcaggggaggaaaaaaagaggactgTAGGATTTTGCGACAGTGCTGGAAACATCTACTTGATTTAAAAGCTCTCATTGACTTAACGAGAGCTTTTAAATCCGTTTTACAGACTGCAGAGGAACCAACACTGTGTAGTTGGAGTTCATTATttttgaggttgtttttttttaacttactgGAGGTCCCTGAGAGCCTCTGACTCCAGGAGCACCCCTGTCACCCTGCATGCCCCGTGGTCCGGCTGTGCCAGACGGGCCCTCGATGCCAGGTTGACCTCGGTTGCCCTCCGGACCCCTATTTCCATGTTCACCCAGGTTACCGATCTGAGCAGAACGCAAGGTTCCGTACCAGGGGGATATTACAAAGCTGCACTCGTTTTTAGTACTTTAACAGACTCGGAAAGacaagataaataaaatatctcTCTGAGCTCACCTCTCCTTTAGGGCCGGATTCTCCTGCATCACCCTATAATGCAGCAGTtcataaaaaagagagagagaataaaaacaaagtcAGCTAGGTGGATGTTATTTATATGTTGAACAGTAATGCGAATGATGGTGTAACAACTTACAACATCGCCTTTGTCTCCGGGGTTCCCTTCATCACCTTGTGCTCCctgcaaaaaacacattcttgaaatgatttatttatgtaaaccttctttgtatttaaatgtatcATCAATATTTAGAGCATATGAATATTTATTACAGGGATTTCATACCTGATCTCCTTTGGGTCCTGGTTCTCCACTTTCTCCctgtaatgaaaaataaaggagAGATTAAATTGATGTCTGCAGTGACGGAATTCGGAAATGAgcggccactagagggagctgtTCTGCAGTTTGTGGCAGGAAACGTGACACTGTTTCGGGAACAGCTAAAAACcccaaaatcaaaataaataaataaataaaattgttgTGTCCTCATTTCTTaccctctctcctttctccccccGCGAACCAGGAGGACCAGGGAGACCCGGGAGACCGGGGTCACCTTTGGGTCCCTAAAAACAAAGGAACATGGACAAATGGTGAGTAGAATGTGGGTGAATAACAAGTTATAGAAGATACAATAATGCATCTCCTGATTTAACGGGAACCTTTTAACTGTATCGACAACAAGCGTTTGTGGTCAGGTTCTTCTCTGTGTGGACCTGGACCTATCTTTTTTCGGCGTGTTCTCCCtagcaggttttttttgtgcatTCCCACTTTGATCAGTGAACAACTGTCTGAGGAATGCCAGGAGAACAGAGAGCCCATTCACTCTGCTGCTTGCAGGTCTCCCCTTACTGTGAAAATAGACCTCATGTGAGATCCAGCCTCCGACTATTCTGAAACAACAGGAAGACCACAGGAAGGCCACAGTTCCAGGGTCGTTTCAACCTCTTCATTCTCTTCATTAAAATCCACTCTTGAGTCCATCTTGTGCCATCTCTAATGGCacaacatctgtttttttttaatattcctaCTATTTGACGTTGAATACAGACTTGCTGCTAATGTGAGATGCTCGACATTATATCATACCCTGGCACCTGGCTTGCCGGCTGGACCCAGAGGGCCTTGCTGTCCTATGTTGCCCTAGAAAAAGGAACAAAGGGTATTTATAAAAGTTGATACAACACACGTATATGAAGTCCAGGTGTACTCACCGGTTCACCAATAGGTCCAACAGGCCCGACCTCTCCCTGTTCACCTCGCTCACCCTGTGGGAACAGAAGCGCGTCAGAAGAGAGGAGAACCACGGGCTGAACACATGTCGTTCATACTGTACGTACTGTTTTTCCAGTTGATCCCATTGTTCCTGGGAGGCCTGGTTGTCCAGCGTCGCCCTGGGCAGAAGGTTGCTCTGTGATTATTACAGTTTTGAAAGGAAAAGCTGAAGgacaataaaacaattaaaatgctaaaaaacaaaagaacagcaACCTTAGAGCCACTGGTGCCTTTCGGTCCAGGTGAACCAGGCAAACcctgggggaaaaaatcaaagATAATTAACAGCAAGAAAAGAAATCATCTCTTGGGAATGTCCAACTAGAATAACGTCCATATTTCATGGAATAATAAAATCATCAATAAACCAGGAGCtggaaaaggacaaaatgatTCATTTGGAAATCTCAGCCCATTATTGGGGGCTTCCCAGTTTCTATTGTACTTGAAGATCTGTTGTTTGTAACGCCAGCACACGTGTCCTGGCGCTTTAACGGTTCCTGGTGGGTTTACTCGGCCGCATTCAGAGCCGGTCCCGACAGTTTCGGAGTAAAGGTCACACTCACAGGAAACCCCTGAGGCCCGATCTCTCCGGGAGCGCCTGCCTTCCCGATGCTTCCCtgcggggagaggaagagagtgaaaAAACAGAAGCTAGCAGCAGAAGCCCCTAGAACTCAACACCGGGCCCTGCAGCATGACAACCCCATCTGTGAACCGCTGAGACCTTTGCTCCAGGCATCCCAGGTATACCCTCGCGCCCGTCAACGCCCGGTAAGCCCTGGTGGAGAACCACAACCGTCAATACTATCAGCTGTTAGCAGGTGCAGGGCGGATTTAGAATATTAAGGCTCAGAAACTTACAGCCTCCCCCTTCGGACCTGGAACGCCCGTGATTCCTCTTGGCCCTTGGGTGCCCTATAATAACGTTAAGAAGGCTTTAAAGTATGCAGCGTAGGTCTGAAATTGCCAATAATGTGTCCACTCACCTTCTCACCTGAAGGTCCAGGCTCACCTATCACGCCTCTCTGGCCTCTGTCTCCCTGAAATAACAATACTAAGATGTACCATCGCAAGATTTAAAAATGGAATCGAATAACTTGCAAAAAGTTTGCAGTCCTTTCCTAtgccaatcaatcaataaagCCTAGGGACAAACTCACAATGGCCCCTGCCACACCCTGAGGACCAGGATCTCCATCAAGACCTCTGGGACCCTGCAGGACAACAAGAGTCGTGTCATCTGTCCACAGAGGACACCAGCCAGCAACTTTACAGCTAATGATGAGAGCATCAAATCCACTTTGGATTTAGAGGTAACAAAGGTGTGTACCATCTCTCCTTTGGGGCCCATCAATCCTGTAGCTCCACGGATTCCCTGAGGTCCCTACAATAATGAGCATATCAAGCAGAtgtgagcaggaaaaaaaacatggcaCGAGGTTGAACTGGGACTTGAGCTTCTAATCGCCGCAGCGTCTGACCGTTGGTCCTTGAGCTCCGACCTCCCCCGGGCCGCCCTGCTCGCCCTCCTCGCCCTGGGTGAGAGGAGAACATTAGCAGAGGAAAAGCCGCCCAAAGTCCATTAGCAAAACAGCAAATTTAGCTTCATTATAGAGGACAAACagaggctgccccccccctcatttttcCCCGTGTGCTAATTAGAAAATGGGGCAGCCTCTGTGAATTGCTTTTAAAATAGCCTTTAATGGCTCGCAGGAGGGTTAAAGCTGATGATTTAACTCCACGCTGCCATTATCCGGCTTCGCAAATTGCAAATAATAATGTGCTGAGTTTGGTGGACCTGAGGAGGCAAATTCATTA from Takifugu rubripes chromosome 4, fTakRub1.2, whole genome shotgun sequence includes:
- the col9a1b gene encoding collagen, type IX, alpha 1b isoform X1 — translated: MGLLDHQDRGGLLGEMGKSGLPGAMGVRGPQGPRGPTGPRGAAGMLGSSDLCPNSCPPGTPGHPGLPGMKGHKGVKGDAGEPGKQGHKGEEGEQGGPGEVGAQGPTGPQGIRGATGLMGPKGEMGPRGLDGDPGPQGVAGAIGDRGQRGVIGEPGPSGEKGTQGPRGITGVPGPKGEAGLPGVDGREGIPGMPGAKGSIGKAGAPGEIGPQGFPGLPGSPGPKGTSGSKGDAGQPGLPGTMGSTGKTGERGEQGEVGPVGPIGEPGNIGQQGPLGPAGKPGARGPKGDPGLPGLPGPPGSRGEKGERGESGEPGPKGDQGAQGDEGNPGDKGDVGDAGESGPKGEIGNLGEHGNRGPEGNRGQPGIEGPSGTAGPRGMQGDRGAPGVRGSQGPPGKEPSDQHIKQVCMRVMQEHLAQLAASLRRPETGVAGLPGKPGPPGPPGTPGDSGFPGHAGARGLPGLKGPPGPLGKKGHKGELGDRGSRGPTARGPKGQPGPPGLPGEPGKPGYGRDGRDGQRGRPGVPGQPGVPGPPGAHGLNGYCDPSACNLQAGAAHQSLDVKGPAGN
- the col9a1b gene encoding collagen, type IX, alpha 1b isoform X2, yielding MMAGALRGPLLLLQLVLICSAQRSQEPPGPPGPPGPAGVPGINGIDGERGADGEDGFPGPDGDAGKPGSSGLPGIPGNDGLTGPIGEPGLDGLPGQKGEPGKPGPRGAAGVGPDGSPGPPGPGGAAGRNGKIRPPLTFVGSPQGAMGVRGPQGPRGPTGPRGAAGMLGSSDLCPNSCPPGTPGHPGLPGMKGHKGVKGDAGEPGKQGHKGEEGEQGGPGEVGAQGPTGPQGIRGATGLMGPKGEMGPRGLDGDPGPQGVAGAIGDRGQRGVIGEPGPSGEKGTQGPRGITGVPGPKGEAGLPGVDGREGIPGMPGAKGSIGKAGAPGEIGPQGFPGLPGSPGPKGTSGSKGDAGQPGLPGTMGSTGKTGERGEQGEVGPVGPIGEPGNIGQQGPLGPAGKPGARGPKGDPGLPGLPGPPGSRGEKGERGESGEPGPKGDQGAQGDEGNPGDKGDVGDAGESGPKGEIGNLGEHGNRGPEGNRGQPGIEGPSGTAGPRGMQGDRGAPGVRGSQGPPGKEPSDQHIKQVCMRVMQEHLAQLAASLRRPETGVAGLPGKPGPPGPPGTPGDSGFPGHAGARGLPGLKGPPGPLGKKGHKGELGDRGSRGPTARGPKGQPGPPGLPGEPGKPGYGRDGRDGQRGRPGVPGQPGVPGPPGAHGLNGYCDPSACNLQAGAAHQSLDVKGPAGN